A section of the Asticcacaulis sp. EMRT-3 genome encodes:
- a CDS encoding DNA-deoxyinosine glycosylase has protein sequence MEEIGRKASFAPVVASTTWVLILGSLPGEVSLARQQYYAHPQNQFWRLAGGLCGCDLAGLAYAERLEALLASGIGLWDVVRSATRTGSLDAQIRDHEPNALADLIKNLPGLRAVGFNGGKAALIGRKQIGAAAGLSLIDLPSSSPAYTLSFERKQAQWQVLKAFMGPN, from the coding sequence ATGGAGGAGATTGGGCGCAAGGCTTCGTTCGCGCCTGTGGTGGCCAGCACGACGTGGGTGCTCATTCTGGGCAGCCTGCCCGGCGAAGTGTCGCTGGCGCGCCAGCAATATTACGCCCATCCGCAGAACCAGTTCTGGCGGCTGGCGGGCGGGCTGTGCGGATGCGATCTGGCGGGGCTGGCCTATGCTGAGCGGCTGGAGGCCCTGCTGGCCAGCGGTATCGGGCTATGGGACGTGGTGCGTTCGGCCACGCGCACCGGCAGTCTCGATGCGCAAATCCGCGACCATGAGCCGAATGCGCTGGCTGACCTGATCAAAAACCTGCCCGGTTTGCGCGCCGTGGGCTTCAATGGCGGCAAGGCGGCGTTGATCGGTCGCAAACAGATCGGCGCGGCGGCGGGCCTCAGCCTGATCGACCTGCCGTCGAGCAGCCCGGCCTATACCTTGTCCTTTGAGCGCAAACAGGCGCAATGGCAGGTGCTGAAAGCGTTTATGGGCCCGAATTAA